A window of the Enoplosus armatus isolate fEnoArm2 chromosome 5, fEnoArm2.hap1, whole genome shotgun sequence genome harbors these coding sequences:
- the LOC139285152 gene encoding stress-associated endoplasmic reticulum protein 1 produces MVAKQRIRMANEKHSKNITQRGNVAKSTRNMAEDKGVGPWLLALFVFVVCGSAIFQIIQSIRMGM; encoded by the exons atGGTGGCCAAACAGAGGATCCGCATGGCGAACGAGAAGCACAGCAAGAACATCACTCAGCGAGGAAACGTGGCCAAGTCAACG aggaaCATGGCTGAGGACAAAGGTGTAGGTCCCTGGCTGCTCgcactctttgtctttgtcGTCTGTGGATCAG CCATTTTCCAGATCATCCAGAGCATCAGGATGGGCATGTAG